A genomic window from Pseudonocardia broussonetiae includes:
- a CDS encoding cysteine hydrolase family protein, with the protein MTSFDPKTTAIVAVHFQNDVVGPDGAFAGFFRAEVERTGVLATAARLLDAARAAGAAVVHTRVAFRPGSADLDANSPLLGMVAQTGCLAEGSPGAAVTDELAPRDGDRVVTHHRVGGFQGSELDAVLRAAGVDTVVFCGVATNASVEGTARVASDLGYRTVVVSDACSAGSPEAHEASLASLGLLAEVVSTDELLAGLTAGAGVGA; encoded by the coding sequence ATGACCAGCTTCGACCCGAAGACCACGGCGATCGTCGCGGTGCACTTCCAGAACGACGTCGTCGGCCCGGACGGCGCGTTCGCCGGGTTCTTCCGCGCCGAGGTCGAGCGCACCGGCGTGCTCGCGACCGCCGCGCGCCTGCTCGACGCCGCCCGGGCCGCCGGTGCCGCCGTCGTCCACACGCGGGTGGCGTTCCGTCCCGGGTCCGCCGACCTGGACGCGAACTCCCCGCTGCTCGGGATGGTGGCGCAGACCGGGTGCCTGGCCGAGGGCAGCCCCGGCGCCGCCGTCACCGACGAGCTGGCCCCGCGCGACGGCGACCGCGTCGTCACCCACCACCGCGTCGGCGGGTTCCAGGGCAGCGAGCTCGACGCCGTCCTGCGCGCCGCGGGCGTCGACACCGTCGTGTTCTGCGGCGTCGCGACCAACGCCTCGGTCGAGGGCACCGCCCGCGTCGCGTCGGACCTGGGCTACCGCACCGTCGTCGTCTCCGACGCGTGCTCGGCCGGGTCACCGGAGGCGCACGAGGCGTCGCTGGCCTCGCTCGGCCTGCTCGCCGAGGTCGTCAGCACCGACGAGCTGCTCGCCGGTCTGACGGCCGGGGCCGGGGTGGGCGCGTGA
- a CDS encoding sigma-54-dependent Fis family transcriptional regulator, with product MTTTRTWERFQAGEEPRDVRAEVLTSWRRSRFSGVDPEYVDVPYLETDLDTHFARVAVPIMTGMADLLVGDSSCLALSDASGSVVWRWVSEPMLRNTLDGLSVVEGFCFNEEFVGTNGLGTALETGGLAVVRGSEHFVQRFHDVTCVAAPVRHPVTRRVVGAVNVTCRAADTNSLLAVVVRKLVEEIRAALYDAATARERHLLSAFLEEQRRGGGPVAVVGDGLIIANPQAADLGLDRLDLWDEIRALRGAGDDARIALPADLTARVRLVREAGAPAGAVVTVAEAAASPEVPPAPARRARRAAAADPGSEWEAAARRARSLAAQGPVVVLGEPGTGKRTLLTAAFDADPVVLDAATCVLDPAAWVDRLRAALDGPAPVLLHHVDLLDAGAAAAVSAVLDAAGALPPLGLTATAADGAAPAAPVMRLVDGLAAGSVHLAPLRGRPDAIVAHTRSELARHGRGLSFAADAHAALRRYDWPGNLAELARVVRDAARDADGPTIVLAGLPAEVRGAAERRALSPIERAEAGVIASVLREHDGNKSLAARELGISRTALYSKIRTYRL from the coding sequence ATGACGACCACGCGCACCTGGGAACGCTTCCAGGCGGGGGAGGAGCCCCGTGACGTGCGCGCGGAGGTGCTCACGTCGTGGCGCCGCTCGCGGTTCAGCGGCGTCGACCCCGAGTACGTCGACGTCCCCTACCTCGAGACCGACCTCGACACCCACTTCGCCCGGGTCGCCGTCCCGATCATGACCGGGATGGCCGACCTGCTGGTCGGCGACAGCTCGTGCCTCGCGCTGTCCGACGCGTCGGGCAGCGTGGTGTGGCGGTGGGTCTCCGAGCCGATGCTGCGGAACACCCTCGACGGCCTGTCGGTCGTCGAGGGTTTCTGCTTCAACGAGGAGTTCGTCGGCACCAACGGCCTCGGCACCGCGCTGGAGACCGGCGGGCTGGCCGTCGTCCGGGGGTCGGAGCACTTCGTCCAGCGCTTCCACGACGTCACCTGCGTGGCGGCGCCGGTGCGCCACCCGGTGACCCGCCGGGTCGTCGGCGCGGTCAACGTGACCTGCCGCGCCGCCGACACCAACTCGCTGCTCGCGGTAGTGGTGCGCAAGCTCGTCGAGGAGATCCGGGCCGCGCTCTACGACGCGGCCACGGCGCGGGAGCGGCACCTGCTCTCGGCGTTCCTGGAGGAGCAGCGCCGCGGCGGCGGTCCCGTCGCCGTCGTCGGGGACGGGCTGATCATCGCCAACCCGCAGGCCGCCGACCTCGGGCTCGACCGCCTCGACCTGTGGGACGAGATCCGCGCCCTGCGCGGGGCGGGGGACGACGCCCGGATCGCGCTGCCGGCCGACCTCACCGCGCGGGTCCGGCTCGTGCGGGAGGCGGGGGCGCCGGCCGGCGCGGTCGTCACGGTGGCGGAGGCCGCCGCGTCGCCGGAGGTGCCGCCCGCACCGGCGCGGCGCGCGCGGCGCGCGGCCGCGGCCGATCCGGGGAGCGAGTGGGAGGCGGCGGCGCGCCGGGCCCGGTCGCTCGCCGCGCAGGGCCCGGTCGTCGTCCTCGGGGAGCCCGGCACCGGCAAACGCACCCTGCTCACGGCCGCGTTCGACGCCGACCCGGTCGTGCTCGACGCCGCGACCTGCGTGCTCGACCCCGCTGCGTGGGTCGACCGGCTGCGCGCGGCGCTCGACGGTCCCGCGCCGGTGCTGCTGCACCACGTCGACCTGCTCGACGCCGGCGCGGCGGCGGCGGTCTCGGCCGTCCTCGACGCGGCCGGAGCCCTCCCGCCGCTCGGCCTGACCGCCACCGCGGCCGACGGCGCCGCGCCCGCGGCGCCGGTGATGCGCCTGGTCGACGGGCTGGCCGCGGGCTCGGTGCACCTGGCGCCGCTGCGGGGCCGGCCGGACGCGATCGTCGCCCACACCCGGTCCGAGCTGGCCCGCCACGGCCGCGGGCTGTCCTTCGCCGCCGACGCCCACGCCGCGCTGCGCCGCTACGACTGGCCCGGCAACCTGGCCGAGCTCGCCCGCGTCGTGCGGGACGCCGCGCGCGACGCCGACGGCCCGACGATCGTCCTCGCCGGTCTGCCCGCCGAGGTCCGCGGCGCCGCCGAGCGCCGGGCGCTGAGCCCGATCGAGCGGGCCGAGGCGGGCGTCATCGCGTCGGTCCTGCGCGAGCACGACGGCAACAAGTCCCTCGCCGCCCGCGAGCTCGGCATCTCCCGCACCGCGCTGTACTCGAAGATCCGCACCTACCGGCTCTGA
- a CDS encoding LLM class flavin-dependent oxidoreductase, translated as MSRLRFGTFLAPFHKPGQNPTLALQRDLELVEHLDRLGYDEAWIGEHHSAGSEIIASPEIFIAAAAERTRQIRLGTGVTSVAYHNPLWVADRMVLLDHLTRGRSMLGCGPGSLPTDSSMIGLNPTDTRELMEDNLDIITRLLAGETVTKQTRTHNLVDAQLQLRPYTDPCFDITVAAVASPTGPRLAGKYGTGLLSIGATLTQDGFDALAHHWNVVEEQAAHFGRPTPDRSGWRLVGLMHIAETKEQAYREVEHGIEHWFHYFQKVAAFPQMAVSGGDVKEMIDFINEAGIGAIGTVEDAKAQVQKLADQSGGFGAFLLLGHEWANPEATRRSYELIAQNVFPEFQGQAASTVAAKDRASATRTAHAQTQLDAVDHMTKKYEQEKAARA; from the coding sequence GTGAGCCGTCTGCGTTTCGGCACCTTCCTCGCGCCCTTCCACAAGCCGGGCCAGAACCCGACCCTCGCGCTGCAGCGCGACCTCGAGCTCGTCGAGCACCTCGACCGGCTGGGGTACGACGAGGCCTGGATCGGCGAGCACCACTCGGCGGGCAGCGAGATCATCGCCTCGCCCGAGATCTTCATCGCCGCCGCCGCCGAGCGGACCCGGCAGATCCGGCTGGGCACCGGCGTCACCTCGGTGGCCTACCACAACCCGCTGTGGGTGGCCGACCGCATGGTGCTGCTCGACCACCTGACGCGCGGGCGCTCGATGCTCGGCTGCGGCCCCGGCTCGCTCCCGACGGACTCCTCGATGATCGGGCTCAACCCGACCGACACCCGCGAGCTGATGGAGGACAACCTCGACATCATCACGCGCCTGCTCGCCGGCGAGACCGTCACGAAGCAGACCCGCACCCACAACCTCGTCGACGCCCAGCTCCAGCTGCGGCCCTACACCGACCCGTGCTTCGACATCACCGTCGCCGCCGTCGCCTCGCCCACCGGGCCGCGCCTGGCCGGCAAGTACGGCACGGGCCTGCTCTCGATCGGCGCCACGCTGACCCAGGACGGGTTCGACGCGCTGGCGCACCACTGGAACGTCGTCGAGGAGCAGGCCGCGCACTTCGGCCGCCCGACGCCGGACCGCTCCGGCTGGCGCCTGGTCGGGCTGATGCACATCGCCGAGACCAAGGAGCAGGCCTACCGCGAGGTCGAGCACGGCATCGAGCACTGGTTCCACTACTTCCAGAAGGTCGCGGCGTTCCCGCAGATGGCGGTCTCGGGCGGCGACGTCAAGGAGATGATCGACTTCATCAACGAGGCCGGCATCGGCGCCATCGGCACGGTCGAGGACGCGAAGGCGCAGGTGCAGAAGCTCGCCGACCAGTCCGGCGGCTTCGGCGCGTTCCTGCTGCTGGGCCACGAGTGGGCCAACCCGGAGGCCACCCGGCGCTCCTACGAGCTCATCGCCCAGAACGTGTTCCCGGAGTTCCAGGGCCAGGCCGCGAGCACCGTGGCGGCGAAGGACCGGGCGAGCGCGACCCGCACCGCCCACGCCCAGACCCAGCTCGACGCCGTCGACCACATGACGAAGAAGTACGAGCAGGAGAAGGCGGCCCGCGCCTGA
- a CDS encoding alpha/beta fold hydrolase: MSAAVVPRTDVPVWVALGAVEHRVHYVDVAPWRTRVLEAGEGEPLVLMPGTGGHLEAYAHNVAALAGRFRVIAYDYPGHGYTTHATADLELDTYVEHLAGLLDALGVERAHLNGESLGGWVAVKFAAAHPGRVGRLVLNTPGGTMASPEVMDRIRGLSQAAADDPSEERIRARLEWLMADPATVTDELVAIRRAIYSRPGFAESMRHILCLQDPDVRRRNMVTDADLAAVPGPALVIWTSDDPSGPAGAGLEMAEKIRGGRFELITDAGHWPQWEQRERFNEVALAFLTGEGTP, encoded by the coding sequence GTGAGCGCGGCCGTCGTCCCGCGGACGGACGTCCCGGTCTGGGTGGCGCTGGGCGCGGTCGAGCACCGCGTCCACTACGTCGACGTCGCGCCCTGGCGCACCCGGGTCCTGGAGGCCGGCGAGGGCGAGCCGCTGGTCCTCATGCCGGGCACGGGCGGGCACCTGGAGGCATACGCCCACAACGTCGCTGCGCTGGCCGGCCGCTTCCGCGTGATCGCCTACGACTACCCGGGCCACGGCTACACCACCCACGCGACGGCCGACCTGGAGCTCGACACCTACGTGGAGCACCTCGCCGGGCTGCTCGACGCGCTCGGCGTCGAACGGGCCCACCTCAACGGGGAGTCCCTCGGCGGCTGGGTCGCGGTCAAGTTCGCCGCCGCACACCCGGGACGCGTGGGGAGGCTCGTGCTCAACACCCCCGGCGGCACGATGGCGAGCCCCGAGGTGATGGACCGCATCCGCGGGCTGTCCCAGGCCGCCGCCGACGACCCGTCCGAGGAGCGGATCCGGGCGCGCCTGGAGTGGCTGATGGCCGATCCGGCCACCGTCACCGACGAGCTCGTGGCGATCCGGCGCGCGATCTACTCCCGCCCCGGGTTCGCGGAGTCGATGCGCCACATCCTGTGCCTGCAGGACCCCGACGTGCGGCGGCGCAACATGGTCACCGACGCCGACCTGGCCGCCGTGCCCGGTCCGGCGCTCGTCATCTGGACCAGCGACGACCCGTCCGGCCCGGCCGGGGCGGGCCTGGAGATGGCCGAGAAGATCCGCGGCGGCCGGTTCGAGCTGATCACCGACGCGGGGCACTGGCCGCAGTGGGAGCAGCGCGAGCGGTTCAACGAGGTGGCGCTGGCGTTCCTGACGGGGGAGGGGACGCCGTGA
- a CDS encoding 3-carboxyethylcatechol 2,3-dioxygenase, with translation MPLAVCTTSHSPLMGENDPAPEVAAAVEEAFADARAFVADFAPDLVLLLGPDHYNGFFYDMMPPFCLGTGATSVGDYRTAAGPLPVDRDAAYALVRHVLAEGLDLAYSERMFVDHGLAQPLEILFGGLDAVPLVPVFINSVAEPLGPMSRVRRLGEALGRAAAALDRRVLVLGSGGLSHDPPVPRLDGAPPAVAERLIAGRHPTAAQRAEHEQRVYAAGRAFAAGTSTIAPLNPEWDRRLMALLAAGELDEIDTWTPEEFVEQAGHSSHEVRTWIAAYAALSTAGPYEVRSSFYRPVPEWIAGFGITTAATAAVT, from the coding sequence ATGCCGTTGGCCGTGTGCACGACGTCGCACTCGCCGTTGATGGGGGAGAACGACCCGGCGCCGGAGGTCGCGGCCGCCGTGGAGGAGGCCTTCGCCGACGCCCGGGCCTTCGTCGCCGACTTCGCACCGGACCTGGTCCTGCTGCTCGGTCCCGATCACTACAACGGCTTCTTCTACGACATGATGCCGCCGTTCTGCCTGGGCACCGGCGCCACGTCGGTGGGCGACTACCGGACCGCCGCGGGCCCGCTGCCCGTCGACCGCGACGCGGCGTACGCGCTGGTCCGGCACGTGCTGGCCGAGGGGCTGGACCTCGCCTACTCCGAGCGGATGTTCGTCGACCACGGCCTCGCGCAGCCGCTGGAGATCCTGTTCGGCGGCCTGGACGCGGTACCGCTGGTGCCGGTGTTCATCAACTCCGTGGCCGAGCCGCTGGGGCCGATGTCGCGGGTGCGGCGCCTGGGCGAGGCCCTCGGGCGGGCGGCGGCGGCGCTGGACCGCCGGGTCCTCGTGCTCGGGTCGGGCGGGCTGTCGCACGACCCGCCCGTGCCGCGGCTCGACGGCGCACCTCCGGCCGTGGCCGAGCGGCTGATCGCCGGGCGCCACCCGACGGCGGCCCAGCGCGCCGAGCACGAGCAGCGCGTCTACGCCGCGGGTCGCGCCTTCGCGGCCGGCACCTCGACGATCGCCCCGCTCAACCCGGAGTGGGACCGGCGGCTGATGGCGCTGCTGGCCGCGGGCGAACTCGACGAGATCGACACGTGGACCCCCGAGGAGTTCGTGGAGCAGGCCGGCCACTCCTCCCACGAGGTCCGCACCTGGATCGCCGCCTACGCCGCGCTGTCCACCGCCGGCCCCTACGAGGTCCGGTCGTCGTTCTACCGGCCCGTCCCGGAGTGGATCGCCGGCTTCGGCATCACCACGGCCGCCACCGCGGCCGTCACCTGA
- a CDS encoding NUDIX hydrolase, protein MDLNFCITCAAPLAARDDTEYVCDNGHPYWNEPRASTCVVLLDGDRVLVAERAVEPRKGSYIFPGGFLHFGEDPREGARREIREETGLSCGELTLLDVHNLRYQENEASLSIVFLAHDWQGAPAADDDAAALVWQPLDVVDGDRFAWPFPGLTDRIRGITGAGADVAHS, encoded by the coding sequence GTGGACCTCAACTTCTGCATCACGTGCGCCGCTCCCCTGGCGGCCCGCGACGACACCGAGTACGTGTGCGACAACGGCCACCCGTACTGGAACGAGCCGCGGGCCAGCACGTGCGTGGTCCTGCTCGACGGCGACCGCGTGCTGGTCGCCGAGCGCGCCGTCGAGCCGCGGAAGGGCAGCTACATCTTCCCCGGCGGGTTCCTGCACTTCGGGGAGGACCCGCGCGAGGGGGCGCGGCGCGAGATCCGCGAGGAGACCGGGCTGAGCTGCGGCGAGCTGACGCTGCTCGACGTGCACAACCTGCGCTACCAGGAGAACGAGGCCTCGCTGAGCATCGTGTTCCTGGCCCACGACTGGCAGGGCGCGCCCGCCGCGGACGACGACGCCGCCGCGCTCGTCTGGCAGCCGCTCGACGTCGTCGACGGCGACCGGTTCGCCTGGCCGTTCCCCGGGCTCACCGACCGCATCCGCGGAATCACCGGGGCGGGGGCCGACGTTGCACACTCCTGA
- a CDS encoding GntR family transcriptional regulator, with product MTSPRPVRLDRATSRLNHAVYDQLKERLLDGVHAAGEQLSTERLRLEFGVSKQPVMEALRRLSGDGLIDIYPQVGSRVAIYPPQEVDDFFVMFGGFEGTIAGIAATRRTPEQLAEMDAVSRQIDALRSEVDPAARARGYRLLNRRFHEVVHLMAHSRVMAQTSSRMWDLSDFLINTTGSAHPLSDALDQRHDDHERIRAALHDGDRAAARAEMERHIVGTVDVIAEPGA from the coding sequence GTGACCAGCCCCCGCCCCGTGCGACTCGACCGGGCGACGAGCCGGCTCAACCACGCCGTGTACGACCAGCTCAAGGAGCGCCTGCTGGACGGCGTCCACGCGGCGGGCGAGCAGCTCTCCACCGAGCGGCTCCGGCTGGAGTTCGGCGTCAGCAAGCAGCCGGTGATGGAGGCGCTGCGCCGGCTCTCCGGCGACGGCCTGATCGACATCTACCCGCAGGTCGGGTCCCGGGTCGCGATCTACCCGCCCCAGGAGGTCGACGACTTCTTCGTCATGTTCGGCGGCTTCGAGGGCACCATCGCCGGCATCGCCGCCACCCGGCGGACCCCCGAGCAGCTCGCCGAGATGGACGCCGTCTCGCGGCAGATCGACGCCCTGCGCTCCGAGGTCGACCCCGCCGCCCGCGCGCGCGGGTACCGGCTGCTCAACCGCCGCTTCCACGAGGTGGTCCACCTCATGGCGCACTCCCGGGTCATGGCCCAGACCAGCAGCCGGATGTGGGACCTGTCGGACTTCCTCATCAACACCACCGGGTCGGCGCACCCGCTCAGCGACGCCCTGGACCAGCGCCACGACGACCACGAGCGCATCCGCGCCGCGCTGCACGACGGCGACCGGGCCGCGGCGCGCGCGGAGATGGAGCGCCACATCGTCGGCACCGTCGACGTCATCGCCGAGCCGGGCGCCTGA
- a CDS encoding LLM class flavin-dependent oxidoreductase, protein MRLGATLAHLSDAPPHPVAEWARRLAGAGFESLWTPQIIGRGPLVPDPFVTLAAAAAATGGVALGTATVQVPLHHPADLAHRVLSLMAVCGDRLSLGVSPGSTRDDYAALDRPYPARFRTFDESVARLRVLLTEGRDEHAVLAPAPPTGPPPVLLGSWGAKVERAAREFDGWLASAYRTTPDEIVAAHARYRAAGGRRAVVCAVPVAADPGPTGEVLHRYAEAGFDEAVVLIGPDGPDPEDVRAVFP, encoded by the coding sequence ATGCGCCTGGGTGCGACGCTCGCCCACCTGTCCGACGCCCCGCCCCACCCGGTCGCGGAGTGGGCGCGGCGCCTGGCGGGTGCGGGGTTCGAGAGCCTGTGGACCCCGCAGATCATCGGGCGCGGCCCGCTGGTGCCGGACCCGTTCGTCACGCTCGCGGCGGCGGCCGCCGCGACCGGGGGCGTGGCGCTGGGGACGGCCACGGTGCAGGTGCCGCTGCACCACCCCGCCGACCTCGCCCACCGCGTCCTCTCGCTGATGGCCGTGTGCGGCGACCGGCTGTCGCTGGGCGTCAGCCCCGGCTCGACGCGGGACGACTACGCCGCGCTCGACCGCCCCTACCCCGCCCGCTTCCGCACCTTCGACGAGAGCGTGGCCCGGCTGCGGGTCCTGCTCACCGAGGGCCGCGACGAGCACGCGGTCCTGGCCCCCGCGCCGCCCACCGGCCCTCCGCCGGTGCTGCTCGGCTCGTGGGGCGCGAAGGTCGAGCGGGCCGCCCGCGAGTTCGACGGCTGGCTGGCCTCGGCCTACCGCACCACGCCCGACGAGATCGTCGCCGCGCACGCGCGGTACCGGGCGGCGGGGGGCCGGCGGGCGGTCGTGTGCGCCGTGCCGGTGGCGGCCGACCCGGGCCCCACGGGCGAGGTCCTGCACCGCTACGCCGAGGCCGGCTTCGACGAGGCGGTCGTGCTGATCGGGCCGGACGGGCCGGACCCCGAGGACGTCCGGGCGGTCTTCCCGTAG
- a CDS encoding LLM class flavin-dependent oxidoreductase has translation MEFCIGSCAKIDEVGWARQAEDLGASHFGVGEGPLLFSDPYQYLALAARETSTIKLGTWVTNPLTRIPPVTANSIATLNALAPGRTFLGIGTANNALRSMGHRPATIHELDTALDTTRGLLAGERVTQDWLGQRREIEFLDKQGHWYNLDDPIDVWMSAGGPRGFAVAAKHADYMTYCLGPNPEMIGVVRRELDKAVAEAGRPPGSVKLVALSWFYRLRDGETWEDGIDNGFGSGPISSCITNAGFMNAHVDELGEGIVKASTDAATAYIGDPTAADAPHYLETWAKYLRGLDPVHRPLITKELVDYWCLYGSPDDLLEKTQLMREAGCDMVSVFLSNPFTATRDIADIGSSILARV, from the coding sequence ATGGAGTTCTGCATCGGCAGTTGCGCGAAGATCGACGAGGTCGGCTGGGCCAGGCAGGCCGAGGACCTCGGCGCGAGCCACTTCGGCGTCGGCGAGGGGCCGCTGCTGTTCAGCGACCCCTACCAGTACCTGGCGCTGGCGGCCCGCGAGACCTCGACGATCAAGCTCGGGACGTGGGTGACCAACCCGCTGACCCGGATCCCCCCGGTCACCGCCAACTCGATCGCGACCCTCAACGCGCTGGCTCCCGGCCGGACGTTCCTGGGGATCGGGACGGCCAACAACGCGCTGCGCTCGATGGGGCACCGCCCCGCGACGATCCACGAGCTCGACACCGCGCTCGACACGACCCGCGGCCTGCTCGCAGGGGAGCGCGTGACGCAGGACTGGCTCGGGCAGCGGCGCGAGATCGAGTTCCTCGACAAGCAGGGCCACTGGTACAACCTCGACGACCCGATCGACGTGTGGATGTCGGCAGGCGGCCCGCGCGGCTTCGCGGTCGCCGCGAAGCACGCCGACTACATGACCTACTGCCTCGGCCCGAACCCCGAGATGATCGGCGTCGTCCGCCGCGAGCTGGACAAGGCCGTCGCCGAGGCCGGACGCCCGCCCGGCTCGGTCAAGCTCGTCGCCCTGTCCTGGTTCTACCGGCTGCGCGACGGCGAGACCTGGGAGGACGGGATCGACAACGGGTTCGGCTCGGGCCCGATCAGCTCCTGCATCACCAACGCGGGGTTCATGAACGCCCACGTCGACGAGCTCGGCGAGGGCATCGTGAAGGCCTCCACCGACGCGGCCACGGCCTACATCGGCGACCCCACCGCCGCCGACGCCCCGCACTACCTGGAGACGTGGGCGAAGTACCTGCGCGGCCTCGACCCCGTGCACCGCCCGCTGATCACCAAGGAGCTCGTCGACTACTGGTGCCTCTACGGCAGCCCCGACGACCTGCTGGAGAAGACCCAGCTCATGCGCGAGGCCGGTTGCGACATGGTCAGCGTCTTCCTCTCCAACCCCTTCACCGCCACCCGCGACATCGCCGACATCGGCTCGTCCATCCTCGCCCGCGTCTGA
- a CDS encoding FAD-dependent monooxygenase — MSGPDAGGPDADGYDADVLVVGTGPTGGAAALALATYGVRVHAVTRWNWLANTPRAHITNQRTVEVLRDLGVEAEATKHATPWEQMGDTLFATSLAGPEIARLRTWGTGPDRATDYLTGSPCPMLDIPQPHLEPVLVGAAAARGATFAFTTEYLGHTQDDSGVTVALRDLTTSREYTLRARYMIGADGARSQVVEELGLPMEGELARAATAYVLFRADLSRYVEHRPSILHWLMTPSAAFGEIGMGLLRAIRPWHTWIAGWGYALDGPGPDFDPESVTARIRGYVGDPDLEIEIESCSSWYVNQAHATRYSSGRVFCGGDAVHRHPPSSGLGSNTSIQDAFNLAWKLAFVVHGHAGPELLETYSDERVPVGAQVVARANRSRVDYAPLNECFRTTGEADPVAAGLAKLRDPGPDGVAVREALTAALELKNHEFNAQGVELNQRYASTAVVPDGDAGEEVFARDRELHLQATTRPGAKLPHAWLVDGAGRRTSTLDVTGKGRMSLVTGLSGGSWVRAAAKLDLPFLRTVVIGAPGAEDAYRDWARLREVHEAGALLVRPDGYVAWRHGDAVRDDDDALARLRSALSAALSADY; from the coding sequence GTGAGCGGGCCCGACGCCGGCGGGCCCGACGCCGACGGGTACGACGCCGACGTCCTCGTCGTGGGCACCGGCCCCACCGGCGGGGCCGCGGCGCTCGCCCTGGCCACCTACGGCGTCCGCGTGCACGCGGTGACCCGCTGGAACTGGCTGGCCAACACCCCGCGCGCGCACATCACCAACCAGCGCACGGTCGAGGTGCTGCGCGACCTGGGCGTCGAGGCCGAGGCCACGAAGCACGCCACGCCGTGGGAGCAGATGGGCGACACGCTGTTCGCCACCAGCCTCGCCGGCCCCGAGATCGCGCGGTTGCGCACGTGGGGGACCGGGCCCGACCGCGCCACCGACTACCTCACCGGCAGCCCCTGCCCGATGCTCGACATCCCGCAGCCGCACCTGGAGCCGGTGCTGGTGGGCGCCGCGGCGGCGCGCGGCGCGACGTTCGCCTTCACCACCGAGTACCTCGGCCACACCCAGGACGACAGCGGCGTCACGGTCGCGCTGCGCGACCTCACGACGTCGCGGGAGTACACCCTGCGCGCCCGCTACATGATCGGCGCCGACGGCGCGCGCTCGCAGGTCGTCGAGGAGCTCGGGCTGCCGATGGAGGGCGAGCTGGCCCGCGCGGCCACCGCCTACGTGCTGTTCCGCGCCGACCTGAGCCGCTACGTCGAGCACCGCCCGTCGATCCTGCACTGGCTGATGACCCCGAGCGCGGCGTTCGGCGAGATCGGCATGGGCCTGCTGCGGGCGATCCGGCCGTGGCACACCTGGATCGCCGGCTGGGGCTACGCCCTCGACGGCCCCGGACCCGACTTCGACCCGGAGTCCGTGACGGCGCGCATCCGCGGCTACGTCGGCGACCCGGACCTGGAGATCGAGATCGAGTCCTGCTCCAGCTGGTACGTCAACCAGGCGCACGCCACCCGGTACTCCTCGGGCCGGGTGTTCTGCGGCGGCGACGCGGTGCACCGCCACCCGCCCTCGAGCGGGCTGGGGTCCAACACCTCGATCCAGGACGCGTTCAACCTCGCCTGGAAGCTCGCGTTCGTCGTCCACGGCCACGCCGGGCCGGAGCTGCTGGAGACCTACTCCGACGAGCGGGTGCCCGTGGGGGCGCAGGTCGTCGCGCGGGCCAACCGGTCGCGCGTCGACTACGCCCCGCTCAACGAGTGCTTCCGCACGACGGGGGAGGCCGACCCGGTCGCCGCGGGACTCGCGAAGCTGCGCGACCCCGGCCCGGACGGCGTCGCCGTGCGCGAGGCCCTCACCGCGGCGCTGGAGCTGAAGAACCATGAGTTCAACGCCCAGGGCGTCGAGCTCAACCAGCGCTACGCCTCCACCGCGGTCGTGCCCGACGGGGACGCGGGGGAGGAGGTGTTCGCCCGCGACCGCGAGCTGCACCTGCAGGCCACGACCCGGCCCGGGGCCAAGCTGCCGCACGCGTGGCTGGTCGACGGGGCCGGGCGGCGCACGTCGACCCTCGACGTCACCGGCAAGGGGCGGATGTCGCTGGTCACCGGGCTGTCGGGCGGCTCGTGGGTGCGCGCGGCGGCGAAGCTCGACCTGCCGTTCCTGCGCACCGTCGTCATCGGGGCGCCGGGCGCCGAGGACGCCTACCGCGACTGGGCGCGGCTGCGCGAGGTGCACGAGGCCGGGGCGCTGCTGGTCCGGCCCGACGGCTACGTCGCCTGGCGCCACGGCGACGCGGTGCGGGACGACGACGACGCCCTGGCCCGGCTGCGGTCGGCGCTGAGCGCGGCGCTGTCGGCCGACTACTGA